In one Spirosoma rigui genomic region, the following are encoded:
- a CDS encoding SDR family oxidoreductase: MKTTINFTPKTTHPPQSPTLLITGATGAIGSELTKLLSERGVPFRALVRNPHEATRLAALPGADIWQGDFNDPTTLANALTGVDRAFLLTNSSEYAQAQQLRFVSEARQAGVTHIVKLSQLAASEQSPVRFLRYHAVVEQAIQQSGMNFTFLRPNLFMQGFLGFRELIKQGTLFAPIGDAPVSLIDIRDIAAVAVAALTQPGHEGNTYTLTGPQALTHAEIAATFATVLGHPVTFTDVSPDTMRNAVIQAGFPVWQADGLIEDYAHYSRYEASTVTSVVNDVTAQPSRSFADFVRAYAPAFA; encoded by the coding sequence ATGAAGACAACCATAAATTTCACCCCGAAAACAACGCATCCCCCACAATCGCCCACCCTTCTTATCACCGGGGCTACGGGAGCGATTGGCAGCGAGCTGACAAAATTACTTTCAGAACGGGGCGTTCCCTTTCGCGCCCTGGTCCGTAACCCCCACGAAGCTACCCGGCTGGCAGCCTTGCCTGGCGCCGACATCTGGCAGGGTGATTTTAACGATCCTACTACCTTAGCTAACGCGTTGACGGGCGTCGACCGTGCGTTTCTGCTGACCAACTCGTCGGAATACGCTCAGGCGCAGCAACTCCGTTTCGTTAGCGAAGCCCGTCAGGCGGGCGTCACCCACATCGTCAAACTATCCCAGCTGGCCGCTAGTGAACAATCGCCCGTTCGATTTCTACGGTATCACGCTGTTGTGGAGCAGGCAATTCAACAATCCGGGATGAATTTCACCTTTCTGCGGCCAAACCTGTTCATGCAGGGTTTTCTGGGATTCCGGGAGTTGATCAAACAGGGAACCCTCTTCGCGCCCATTGGCGATGCTCCGGTTAGCCTTATCGACATCCGTGACATTGCTGCGGTAGCCGTAGCGGCCTTGACCCAACCGGGTCACGAAGGCAACACATACACCTTGACCGGTCCGCAGGCACTGACCCACGCAGAAATTGCAGCCACTTTTGCGACTGTACTTGGCCACCCTGTTACGTTTACCGATGTGTCTCCCGACACCATGCGAAACGCAGTTATACAGGCTGGCTTTCCGGTTTGGCAAGCCGATGGCCTGATTGAAGATTATGCCCACTACAGCCGATATGAGGCTTCGACTGTTACGTCGGTGGTCAATGACGTGACGGCGCAACCATCCCGGTCGTTTGCCGACTTTGTGCGGGCTTATGCCCCTGCCTTTGCCTGA
- a CDS encoding AraC family transcriptional regulator: protein MDGSLNSQLVEADERLSRVISHFYAVQQSAKEPPLAQQMLPNYEMILVFNFGPAMPFQLGNDVYTIRQTAILGPLRNMLRYTLLPGDDLLVVNFTLDGFYRLIGKPMQQISAVDWHKEDGLFDLPYFRDLWEQLAALNSLTDRLQHISRYAFANLIPVDAAGRSLLDSIPYFRTAAVDPVKGVAATNQVSPRIIQRRFRTHLGYSAKEMVRFLRFKQVVSFLAQQPSEPVDWLAIVLRFGYHDHSHLISDFNYFVGISPRRFLRQLGEGSVCISQQGKFY from the coding sequence ATGGACGGATCGCTCAATAGCCAACTGGTCGAAGCGGATGAACGGCTGTCCCGTGTCATCAGCCATTTTTATGCTGTTCAGCAATCGGCGAAGGAGCCACCCCTGGCCCAGCAGATGCTGCCTAATTACGAGATGATACTCGTATTTAATTTTGGGCCCGCTATGCCCTTTCAGCTCGGTAATGACGTATACACCATTCGGCAGACGGCTATTCTGGGACCCCTGCGCAACATGCTGCGGTATACACTCCTACCCGGTGACGATCTGCTGGTTGTGAATTTTACGCTCGATGGCTTCTATCGGTTAATAGGGAAACCGATGCAACAGATCAGTGCGGTTGACTGGCACAAGGAAGACGGGCTCTTCGATCTACCTTACTTTCGGGATCTTTGGGAGCAGCTGGCTGCACTAAACAGCCTGACGGATCGGTTACAGCACATCAGCCGGTATGCGTTTGCCAATCTGATTCCCGTCGATGCTGCCGGGCGTTCGTTACTGGATAGTATTCCGTATTTCAGAACTGCGGCTGTCGATCCGGTGAAAGGGGTAGCGGCAACGAATCAGGTTTCACCCCGGATTATCCAGCGCCGGTTTCGTACCCATCTGGGCTATTCCGCCAAAGAGATGGTCCGGTTTCTACGCTTTAAACAGGTGGTCAGTTTCCTGGCTCAGCAACCGTCCGAACCGGTCGACTGGCTGGCGATCGTGCTGCGGTTCGGCTATCATGACCATAGTCATCTCATCAGTGATTTCAATTACTTTGTAGGCATCAGCCCGCGCCGGTTTCTTCGCCAGTTAGGCGAGGGGAGTGTCTGTATCAGCCAGCAGGGTAAGTTTTATTAA
- a CDS encoding pseudouridine synthase, with protein sequence MTDSPVIPLPILYQSAELVAINKPHGLLVHRSPIASDAAEFAVQLLRDQLGQRVYPVHRLDRKTGGVLLFALNETMNATMQQQFMDGTVDKTYLAIVRGYTPDEQAIDYPLRRDDGNGGPGTLQDAFTALKTLYRTEVPIPFGKHPTSRYSLVELKPTTGRMHQLRKHMAHILHPIIGDRPHGCNKQNKLFLEQFGMNTMLLHARRVRFRHPILDEEITITAPLQTEFSRMLQALFGLNAPAV encoded by the coding sequence GTGACCGATTCCCCCGTTATTCCCTTACCCATTCTGTACCAGTCGGCCGAGCTGGTTGCCATCAACAAGCCGCATGGGTTACTAGTCCACCGGTCACCCATCGCCAGCGACGCGGCCGAGTTTGCCGTGCAGCTCCTCCGCGATCAGCTGGGCCAGCGTGTTTATCCCGTCCATCGACTGGACCGCAAAACGGGTGGGGTACTGCTCTTTGCGCTGAACGAGACTATGAACGCCACCATGCAGCAGCAATTCATGGACGGCACGGTAGATAAGACCTACCTCGCTATTGTACGCGGCTATACCCCCGACGAGCAGGCCATCGACTACCCCCTCCGGCGCGACGACGGGAACGGTGGCCCCGGAACATTGCAGGATGCATTTACCGCGCTAAAAACACTGTATCGAACGGAGGTGCCCATCCCCTTCGGCAAGCATCCCACCTCACGGTACTCGCTGGTCGAGCTAAAACCCACGACGGGCCGGATGCACCAGTTGCGGAAGCACATGGCCCATATTCTCCATCCCATCATTGGCGACCGGCCCCACGGCTGCAACAAGCAAAATAAGCTTTTTCTGGAGCAGTTCGGGATGAATACCATGCTACTCCACGCCCGGCGAGTCCGGTTCCGGCACCCCATACTGGACGAAGAGATCACAATCACGGCTCCATTACAAACGGAGTTCAGCCGCATGCTACAGGCGCTGTTTGGTCTGAATGCCCCTGCTGTCTAA
- a CDS encoding DinB family protein produces MENLQSGPVTGPVTTQERDYALNALNTTREALHAAVAGLSAEQLTYKPGPDRWSITECLEHIVLVEKGIFGAVRSGMSGPAEPDKRAEIRVSDVDVIKGVRSRSFKIEAPTPFVPTGRFGDAAGALAAFDAQRAAVIEYVQSVTEDLRTHYFMHLVMGRLDDYQALLLMASHGERHRKQIEEVKTSPDYPSTAVRP; encoded by the coding sequence ATGGAAAATTTGCAGTCCGGCCCCGTAACAGGCCCCGTCACCACGCAGGAGCGTGACTACGCCCTCAACGCCCTGAACACAACGCGCGAGGCTCTCCACGCAGCCGTAGCGGGCCTGTCGGCGGAGCAGCTCACCTACAAGCCCGGCCCCGATCGGTGGTCCATCACCGAATGTCTCGAACACATTGTGCTGGTGGAGAAAGGTATTTTCGGCGCGGTACGGTCGGGTATGAGCGGTCCCGCAGAGCCTGACAAACGGGCTGAAATCCGGGTGTCGGATGTGGATGTGATCAAAGGCGTTCGTAGCCGGTCGTTCAAGATCGAGGCCCCTACCCCCTTCGTGCCGACCGGACGTTTTGGCGATGCCGCCGGTGCACTGGCCGCTTTCGATGCGCAACGAGCAGCCGTAATCGAATACGTCCAATCCGTAACGGAAGACCTGCGGACCCACTATTTCATGCACCTGGTGATGGGGCGGCTGGACGATTATCAGGCCCTGTTGCTGATGGCATCGCACGGAGAACGGCACCGCAAGCAAATCGAAGAAGTGAAAACCAGCCCGGACTACCCATCGACAGCCGTTCGCCCGTGA
- a CDS encoding outer membrane beta-barrel protein encodes MKSLLLSVGLFIVSLSLAAAQSRVSIAPTYWFNYNPYSYRINATVNSSTLRTLASGHSLISSVGLTARYQFTPRWDVSAGALYYRHTNYPKSPLSPYGEPTPFISKGWQIPVLVNYRLNDHRLSPYFSAGATLTRSRTFTARPLTTDGVVGVGVHYRIDTGLSLLVQPTASYSFYRPASDAFYSYTKYLSYALGVQTQLIWRF; translated from the coding sequence ATGAAATCTCTTCTACTTTCAGTCGGTTTATTCATCGTATCGCTGTCGCTCGCAGCGGCCCAAAGCCGCGTGTCGATAGCACCTACGTACTGGTTCAATTACAACCCCTACTCGTACCGCATCAACGCTACCGTTAACTCGTCAACACTGCGGACGCTGGCATCCGGCCATAGCCTGATTTCGTCCGTTGGCTTAACGGCCCGCTATCAGTTCACCCCCCGGTGGGATGTCTCAGCCGGAGCCCTTTACTACCGACACACCAACTACCCCAAGAGTCCGCTGAGTCCGTACGGTGAGCCCACCCCCTTTATCAGCAAAGGATGGCAAATTCCAGTTCTGGTCAACTACCGGTTAAATGACCATCGTTTGTCCCCCTATTTTTCGGCCGGGGCCACGCTCACCCGAAGCCGGACGTTTACGGCCCGCCCGCTCACAACCGACGGGGTAGTGGGCGTAGGTGTGCACTACCGGATTGATACTGGTTTATCCCTGCTGGTTCAACCAACCGCCAGCTACTCCTTTTACCGGCCCGCCAGCGATGCCTTTTACAGCTACACGAAGTATCTCTCGTATGCCCTTGGCGTACAAACGCAGTTGATCTGGCGTTTCTGA
- a CDS encoding antibiotic biosynthesis monooxygenase family protein — MYARIVQVPIQPGTATEASAFFRDSVGPALKQQAGFLNSRFLVNDETNQCLMVTLWESADARTGAETNGFLQDVLQRMKPYFAGPPTVDYYEVAVQVTNA; from the coding sequence ATGTACGCACGTATTGTTCAGGTTCCGATTCAGCCCGGAACCGCTACCGAAGCCAGTGCTTTTTTCCGGGATTCGGTAGGTCCCGCCCTCAAACAGCAGGCCGGCTTTTTGAACAGCCGCTTTTTGGTCAATGACGAAACGAACCAGTGTCTGATGGTGACGCTTTGGGAATCGGCCGACGCCCGCACGGGTGCCGAAACCAACGGTTTCCTGCAGGATGTACTCCAGCGCATGAAGCCCTACTTTGCGGGACCACCGACCGTCGACTACTACGAGGTCGCCGTTCAGGTAACCAATGCCTGA
- a CDS encoding DEAD/DEAH box helicase translates to MISNPEQAQILANLGIDVLNPMQEAAQKAIRQANDTFLIAPTGSGKTVAFLLPILQRLDPAIPKVQCLVLAPSRELAVQIEQVWKKMATGYKVNVCYGGHSVETEINNLSNPPALLIGTPGRICDHIERRSVALDSVLTIVLDEFDKSLQLGFHEEMAFIVKNLPHLRKRVLVSATSDVQIPDFVRLHAPTTLTFTASGESAPALTMKVVHADDKDKIDTLFTLLCSLNSEAALIFLNHREAADRTSDLLNERGIFSTVYHGGLEQVDRERALIQFRNGSVTYLVTTDLAARGLDIPEMKHVIHYHLPQKEQEFIHRNGRTARMLATGTAYVILGPDEPRPDFLPDDMEELQPVANHPLPAPPDFVTLYVSGGKKNKLNKVDIVGFFSQKGQLGKGDLGRIDVQDFMSFAAVKRDKVDALLARIKDEKMKGKKYKIERAR, encoded by the coding sequence ATGATATCCAATCCCGAACAAGCGCAAATCCTGGCCAATCTGGGCATCGACGTCCTGAATCCCATGCAGGAGGCTGCGCAGAAAGCCATCCGGCAGGCCAACGACACGTTTTTAATTGCGCCCACCGGCTCGGGGAAAACCGTGGCGTTTCTGCTGCCTATCCTGCAACGGCTCGACCCCGCCATCCCGAAAGTACAGTGCCTGGTGCTGGCCCCGTCGCGCGAACTGGCGGTCCAGATCGAGCAGGTCTGGAAAAAGATGGCAACCGGCTATAAGGTGAACGTTTGCTACGGTGGCCACTCGGTCGAAACGGAGATCAACAACCTCAGCAATCCCCCTGCCCTGCTCATTGGCACCCCCGGCCGGATCTGCGACCATATCGAGCGCCGGTCGGTAGCGCTGGACAGCGTACTGACCATCGTGCTCGATGAATTCGATAAATCATTGCAGCTAGGCTTCCACGAAGAAATGGCGTTCATCGTCAAAAACCTGCCCCATTTGCGAAAGCGGGTGCTGGTGTCGGCCACGTCGGACGTGCAGATTCCCGATTTTGTCCGGCTTCACGCGCCCACAACGCTGACCTTTACGGCCAGCGGGGAAAGCGCCCCGGCTCTGACGATGAAGGTGGTACATGCCGACGACAAGGACAAGATCGATACGTTGTTTACCCTGCTCTGCTCCCTGAATTCGGAAGCAGCCCTTATTTTTCTCAACCACCGCGAAGCCGCCGACCGTACCAGCGACCTCCTCAACGAGCGCGGCATTTTCTCGACGGTCTACCACGGCGGACTGGAACAGGTTGACCGGGAGCGGGCCCTGATTCAGTTTCGTAACGGTAGCGTAACCTACCTCGTCACGACCGATCTGGCGGCCCGGGGGCTGGACATCCCCGAAATGAAGCACGTGATTCATTATCACCTGCCCCAGAAAGAACAGGAATTCATCCACCGCAACGGCCGGACGGCCCGGATGCTTGCTACGGGTACGGCCTACGTGATCCTGGGACCCGACGAGCCCCGCCCCGACTTCCTGCCCGACGACATGGAAGAACTTCAGCCGGTGGCTAACCACCCGTTGCCGGCTCCACCCGATTTTGTGACGCTCTACGTAAGTGGCGGCAAGAAGAACAAGCTTAACAAAGTCGATATCGTAGGATTCTTCTCCCAGAAAGGCCAGTTGGGCAAAGGTGATCTGGGCCGTATTGACGTGCAGGATTTTATGTCGTTTGCCGCCGTAAAGCGGGATAAGGTCGATGCGTTGCTGGCACGTATCAAGGACGAGAAGATGAAAGGCAAAAAGTACAAGATCGAACGGGCGCGGTAA
- a CDS encoding DEAD/DEAH box helicase, giving the protein MTFDELNLNKPLLNALNDLGYTTPTTIQANVFSVAMSGRDVCGIAQTGTGKTIAYLLPCLRLYQFSPNRLPQVLIIVPTRELVVQVVETVRALTKYMNVLTVGVYGGVNLKPQAAEVQQGADVLVATPGRLVDLLMSGAVKSKAIKRLIIDEVDEMLNLGFRTQLKTVLDLLPVKRQNLLFSATLTPEVSELMDTFFSNPVRVEAAPMGSPLETIDQRAYQVPNFYTKVNLLNLLLRRDPDMTKVLVFVATKNLANQLFDELSPDFNEQLGVIHSNKAQNQRFDTVDQFKAGTYRILIATDIVARGIDVVEVSHVINFDMPEVPENYIHRIGRTGRADKKGIAISFITERETDQQAAVEQLMKYQIPIVPLPDSLVISDELTEDEQPKIHMKIIEPKAPKREDVGPAFHEKALKNQKVNVRRDHAAEKMLKYGRPIRRSGKK; this is encoded by the coding sequence ATGACGTTCGACGAACTCAACCTGAACAAACCCCTGCTCAACGCCCTCAATGACCTCGGCTATACCACACCGACGACCATTCAGGCGAATGTGTTTTCCGTAGCCATGTCGGGGCGGGATGTGTGCGGCATTGCGCAGACGGGCACCGGCAAAACCATTGCTTACCTGCTGCCCTGTTTGCGGCTCTACCAGTTTTCGCCCAACCGGCTGCCACAGGTACTTATCATCGTGCCCACGCGGGAACTCGTCGTGCAAGTGGTGGAAACGGTACGTGCGCTGACAAAATACATGAACGTACTGACGGTGGGCGTGTATGGCGGGGTGAACCTGAAACCGCAGGCCGCCGAAGTTCAGCAGGGGGCCGATGTGCTGGTCGCTACGCCGGGTCGGCTGGTCGATTTACTGATGAGCGGGGCCGTGAAATCAAAAGCCATTAAGCGCCTGATCATCGATGAGGTCGATGAGATGCTGAACCTTGGCTTTCGGACCCAGCTGAAAACGGTGCTGGACCTGCTGCCCGTCAAACGACAGAACCTGCTATTCTCGGCCACACTTACCCCAGAGGTATCCGAGCTGATGGACACGTTCTTTTCCAACCCCGTCCGGGTCGAGGCCGCGCCTATGGGCAGCCCGCTGGAAACCATCGACCAGCGTGCCTATCAGGTGCCCAACTTCTACACGAAAGTCAACCTGCTCAACCTGCTGCTGCGCCGGGACCCGGACATGACCAAAGTGCTCGTTTTTGTGGCGACAAAAAATCTGGCGAACCAGTTGTTCGACGAGCTTTCGCCCGATTTCAACGAGCAACTGGGTGTTATCCATTCTAACAAAGCGCAGAACCAGCGTTTCGATACGGTCGATCAGTTCAAAGCCGGTACGTATCGGATTCTGATCGCGACGGATATTGTGGCGCGTGGTATCGACGTCGTCGAAGTGTCGCACGTCATCAACTTCGACATGCCGGAGGTTCCCGAAAACTACATTCACCGAATTGGACGTACCGGCCGGGCCGACAAGAAAGGAATTGCTATCTCGTTCATCACCGAACGCGAAACAGACCAGCAGGCGGCCGTCGAACAGCTGATGAAGTACCAGATTCCGATCGTGCCGCTACCGGATAGCCTGGTTATTTCGGACGAGCTGACGGAGGATGAACAGCCAAAAATACACATGAAGATCATCGAGCCGAAAGCCCCCAAACGCGAGGATGTCGGCCCGGCGTTTCACGAGAAAGCGCTCAAAAATCAAAAAGTAAACGTCCGGCGTGACCATGCCGCCGAGAAGATGCTGAAGTACGGCAGACCTATTCGGCGGAGTGGCAAGAAATAA
- a CDS encoding DEAD/DEAH box helicase yields MSFSTLGLSKPLVEAVAEQHYTKPYPIQEDAIPAILRGKDVLGIARTGSGKTASFALPILELFHRAKPVHVKRVSVLVLVPTRELAIQVAEVFQTFAEALTHPVKTVAIYGGVSINPQMIAVHGAEIIVATPGRLLDLVSSNALRLSDVEILVLDEADKMLDLGFADEMNRVFDLLPTRRQTVLFSATLGDAIADINKNLLHDPVTIQIDDEEQDIDLIKQLAYRVDAERKGPLLRYLIKTGNMKQVLVFVSSVRTADNVVTKLNKNGIQAAAIHSKKTQGARSEALSKFKAGKLTVLVATDLMSRGIDIQFLPYVINFELPRSPKDYIHRIGRTGRAEASGEAISLIIPDDEHHFKIIQKKMGKRVEMLPSEAIDLSGY; encoded by the coding sequence ATGTCTTTTTCAACCCTTGGCCTGTCCAAGCCGCTCGTTGAGGCCGTTGCCGAGCAGCACTACACAAAACCGTACCCCATTCAAGAAGATGCCATCCCGGCCATTTTGCGGGGGAAAGACGTATTGGGTATTGCCAGAACCGGTTCCGGCAAAACAGCCAGTTTTGCCCTTCCCATCCTGGAGCTGTTTCACCGGGCCAAACCGGTTCACGTAAAGCGCGTCAGCGTCCTGGTGCTGGTGCCCACGCGGGAACTGGCCATTCAGGTAGCCGAGGTATTTCAGACATTTGCCGAAGCACTCACGCACCCGGTCAAAACGGTGGCCATCTATGGAGGGGTGTCTATTAATCCGCAAATGATTGCCGTTCACGGGGCCGAGATCATTGTCGCCACGCCGGGCCGGTTGCTGGATCTGGTATCGTCCAACGCCCTGCGCCTGTCGGACGTCGAAATTCTGGTGCTCGACGAAGCCGACAAGATGCTCGACCTGGGCTTTGCCGACGAGATGAACCGCGTATTCGACCTGCTGCCTACCCGGCGCCAGACGGTGCTGTTCTCGGCCACACTGGGCGACGCTATTGCCGACATCAACAAAAACCTGCTGCACGATCCGGTTACGATTCAGATCGACGACGAGGAACAGGATATTGATTTGATCAAACAGTTGGCCTACCGGGTCGATGCCGAGCGCAAAGGGCCGCTGCTGCGTTACCTGATCAAGACCGGGAACATGAAACAGGTGCTGGTGTTCGTATCGTCGGTGCGGACGGCTGATAACGTTGTCACCAAACTCAACAAAAACGGTATCCAGGCAGCCGCCATCCACAGCAAAAAAACGCAGGGGGCGCGTTCCGAAGCGCTGAGCAAATTCAAAGCCGGGAAACTGACCGTACTCGTCGCCACCGACCTGATGTCGCGGGGCATCGATATTCAGTTCCTGCCCTACGTCATCAATTTCGAGCTGCCGCGCTCGCCCAAGGATTACATTCACCGCATTGGCCGGACGGGACGGGCCGAAGCCTCCGGCGAAGCCATTTCCCTCATCATCCCCGACGACGAACACCACTTCAAAATCATCCAGAAGAAGATGGGAAAACGTGTCGAAATGCTCCCATCGGAGGCTATTGATCTGAGCGGGTATTGA
- a CDS encoding alpha/beta hydrolase family protein, whose amino-acid sequence MNVLTFVAALLCSAVFLPTHSVVAQEKRAPGPFIYGDLLPDAPELAARGSAGVGVRTLKLVHSGQPDVLHAKDGKAPLYDRTLTVEVWYPARIPAGKPELVTYDEVMGSSNDPKRPLIPFTFQGRALRDAEPNAGNEKYPLVIVSHGYLGSRLMFSYLTENLASKGYVVVSIDHAESTYRDAAGFPSTLLNRATDDLFVLNEIAKRSEKGTNSFLSGLLDANNTALVGYSMGGYGVLNAAGAGYSPQAVKLFGQMSGGSTALQTRATGASELKASQDPRVKAVIAFAPWGMERGVWDAEGLASLKLPTLFIAGSKDDISGYEKGIKAIYDGAVNADRYMLTYLNARHNVAPNPPPAESLQPGLHFDEYMRYAEPAWNERRINNINQHFVTAFLGMQLKKMDYGKYFDLKENDAAGPWTGFKPRTSVGLEMRHAKP is encoded by the coding sequence ATGAACGTACTTACTTTTGTCGCTGCACTGCTTTGTTCAGCCGTATTCCTGCCCACCCATTCCGTCGTAGCCCAGGAGAAACGTGCTCCGGGTCCGTTTATTTACGGTGATTTATTGCCCGACGCTCCCGAACTGGCCGCACGTGGTTCTGCCGGGGTAGGCGTTCGGACGCTCAAACTGGTTCATTCCGGCCAGCCTGACGTATTGCACGCCAAAGACGGGAAGGCCCCGCTCTACGACCGCACATTAACGGTTGAGGTCTGGTACCCCGCCCGCATTCCGGCGGGAAAGCCGGAATTGGTGACGTATGACGAAGTGATGGGGTCATCCAACGATCCCAAGCGGCCCCTGATACCCTTCACTTTTCAGGGGCGGGCTCTGCGTGATGCCGAACCAAATGCGGGTAATGAAAAATACCCGCTGGTTATCGTATCGCATGGCTACCTGGGGTCTCGGCTGATGTTCTCGTACCTGACCGAAAATCTGGCGTCCAAAGGCTACGTGGTCGTGTCCATCGATCATGCCGAATCGACGTACCGCGATGCCGCCGGATTTCCCAGCACCCTGCTGAACCGGGCGACCGATGATCTGTTCGTGCTGAACGAAATCGCCAAACGGAGCGAGAAAGGCACAAACTCGTTCCTGTCGGGGCTGCTCGATGCCAACAATACGGCGCTGGTTGGATATTCGATGGGTGGATACGGTGTACTCAATGCTGCCGGGGCGGGCTACAGTCCGCAGGCCGTGAAACTGTTCGGCCAGATGTCGGGCGGCAGTACTGCCCTGCAAACGCGGGCCACCGGCGCATCGGAACTGAAAGCCTCGCAGGACCCGCGGGTAAAAGCCGTGATCGCCTTTGCGCCCTGGGGTATGGAACGGGGCGTCTGGGATGCCGAGGGGCTGGCCAGTCTGAAGCTGCCCACACTGTTCATTGCCGGGAGTAAAGACGATATTTCGGGTTACGAGAAGGGCATCAAAGCCATCTACGACGGGGCCGTGAACGCCGACCGGTATATGCTTACCTACCTCAACGCCCGCCACAACGTAGCGCCGAATCCACCCCCGGCCGAGTCGCTGCAGCCGGGCCTGCACTTCGACGAGTACATGCGCTACGCCGAACCCGCCTGGAACGAACGCCGGATCAATAACATCAACCAGCACTTTGTCACGGCATTCCTCGGGATGCAGCTGAAGAAAATGGACTACGGCAAGTATTTCGACTTGAAAGAAAACGACGCAGCCGGTCCCTGGACGGGCTTCAAACCGCGAACATCGGTTGGTCTGGAGATGAGGCACGCCAAACCATAA
- a CDS encoding alpha/beta hydrolase, which translates to MTVSRLFWQVPAALVTCVLLLVLVLLVNECAVARPSKRTKDIAYREAGSAGFSAERHILDVYAPTKKRAGGYPVVLFIHGGSWNSGNKNIYWFIGRRLAKQGVVAVIINYRLAPNVLVPAMADDCADAVLWTARHIAEYGGDPNRIFTMGHSAGGGLAALMAAKHELFVARGLPQSPVKGAILDDPAGLDMYDYLQKMAYPNDEQYLVSFGKEPAVWRSVSPMYFIDKHTPPMLLYTGTKTYPSIISSTGIFDRKLTELGVKHTYTVMPGKKHVPMVAQLFWANNLIYRDLLTLVNANAQAR; encoded by the coding sequence ATGACCGTTTCCCGTTTATTCTGGCAGGTTCCTGCAGCGCTGGTGACCTGCGTTCTCCTGCTGGTGCTGGTTTTGCTCGTCAACGAGTGCGCCGTAGCGCGCCCCAGCAAACGCACGAAAGATATTGCTTACCGGGAAGCGGGTTCGGCCGGCTTCAGCGCCGAACGGCATATTCTCGATGTGTATGCCCCGACGAAAAAACGGGCGGGCGGTTATCCCGTTGTGCTGTTCATTCATGGCGGAAGCTGGAACAGTGGCAATAAAAACATTTACTGGTTCATTGGCCGGCGGCTGGCAAAGCAGGGTGTCGTTGCTGTCATTATTAACTACCGGCTCGCGCCCAATGTCCTCGTACCCGCCATGGCCGACGATTGCGCCGATGCCGTTTTGTGGACCGCGCGGCACATTGCGGAGTATGGGGGCGACCCCAACCGGATCTTCACGATGGGCCATTCGGCGGGTGGGGGCCTGGCTGCGCTGATGGCTGCCAAGCATGAGCTGTTTGTGGCTCGGGGGCTGCCCCAAAGTCCGGTCAAAGGGGCTATTCTTGATGATCCGGCGGGGCTGGATATGTATGACTATCTCCAGAAGATGGCCTACCCCAACGACGAGCAGTACCTGGTGTCGTTTGGGAAAGAGCCCGCCGTCTGGCGTTCGGTCTCGCCCATGTATTTTATTGACAAACATACTCCGCCCATGCTGCTCTACACGGGGACCAAAACCTACCCGAGCATCATCAGCAGTACGGGCATCTTCGACCGGAAACTGACGGAACTGGGCGTGAAACATACGTATACCGTGATGCCGGGCAAGAAGCACGTGCCGATGGTAGCGCAACTGTTCTGGGCCAATAACCTGATCTACCGCGACCTGCTCACGCTCGTCAACGCAAACGCACAAGCCCGGTAA